From one Flavobacteriales bacterium genomic stretch:
- a CDS encoding choice-of-anchor J domain-containing protein yields MIRNIAIAFSAAALLILAGCEKELDSPPVRTLPVGQVMTVAQLRALFTGVPHTFTGDSSVYAVVTADEESGNLYKNVYVQDHTGAIVLRLINSGGLYQGDSIRIYLPGTILGAYNGLLQLDNVDVDNNVVKQAAGVEKQPELVTIAQITPAMQGRLVKLEGVEFVVSEACNGLTYADAAGQETLNRTLTDCSGTVLVRNSGYANFAGQQLPSGNGSIIAVVGQFNDDMQLFIRRVSEVQMNGARCAPCPVPCAAAANLSQDFATAVTNVDFAADCWYNQAQVGSRFWRGTSVSGNMAVQATAFGSSNASDVSWLVSAPVNFQPGMVLSFRSQRGFGVATHDPFSLFVSTNYTGLNLATANWTQVTGFPYANTSTADQVWVDSGPIDLSAALPGGFSGPFVVGFRYTGSGTGGETTNFRIDDVAIQ; encoded by the coding sequence ATGATCCGCAATATCGCCATCGCCTTCTCCGCCGCCGCGCTCCTGATCCTTGCCGGCTGCGAGAAGGAGCTCGACTCCCCGCCCGTGCGCACGCTGCCCGTTGGGCAGGTGATGACCGTGGCGCAATTGCGCGCCTTGTTCACCGGGGTGCCGCACACCTTCACCGGTGACAGCAGCGTGTACGCCGTGGTGACCGCCGACGAGGAAAGCGGCAACCTGTACAAGAATGTTTATGTGCAGGACCACACCGGCGCCATCGTGCTGCGCTTGATCAACAGCGGGGGCCTCTATCAGGGCGACAGCATCCGCATCTATCTGCCGGGCACCATCCTCGGCGCCTACAATGGACTGTTGCAGCTGGACAACGTGGACGTTGACAACAATGTGGTGAAGCAGGCGGCCGGGGTGGAGAAGCAGCCGGAACTCGTTACCATCGCGCAGATCACGCCGGCGATGCAGGGCCGGTTGGTGAAGCTCGAAGGCGTGGAGTTCGTCGTTAGCGAGGCGTGCAATGGCCTCACCTATGCGGATGCCGCCGGACAGGAGACATTGAACCGCACCCTTACCGATTGCTCCGGCACCGTGCTTGTGCGCAATAGCGGCTATGCCAATTTCGCAGGTCAGCAGCTTCCCAGCGGCAACGGCAGCATCATCGCCGTGGTCGGCCAGTTCAATGATGACATGCAGCTCTTCATCCGCAGGGTGAGCGAGGTGCAGATGAACGGCGCACGCTGTGCGCCATGCCCGGTGCCCTGCGCCGCAGCAGCGAACCTCTCGCAGGATTTCGCCACAGCAGTGACCAACGTGGACTTCGCTGCGGATTGTTGGTACAACCAGGCCCAAGTGGGGAGCCGGTTCTGGCGCGGTACCAGCGTGAGCGGCAATATGGCGGTGCAAGCCACGGCCTTCGGGAGCAGTAACGCCAGCGATGTTTCGTGGCTGGTATCCGCACCTGTGAATTTTCAGCCCGGCATGGTGCTGAGCTTCCGCAGCCAGCGCGGATTCGGCGTTGCCACGCACGACCCTTTCTCGCTCTTCGTGAGCACCAACTACACGGGCCTCAACCTCGCGACCGCCAATTGGACACAGGTGACCGGCTTCCCATACGCCAATACCTCCACGGCGGATCAGGTATGGGTCGATAGCGGCCCTATTGATCTCAGCGCAGCCTTGCCCGGCGGATTCTCAGGGCCCTTCGTGGTTGGTTTCCGCTACACCGGCAGCGGCACGGGAGGTGAAACCACCAACTTCCGCATCGACGACGTAGCGATCCAGTGA